The DNA segment CCTTCTTCCACTTCAACGCCGAGGTCTTCGGCGCCGACGGCTCCGTCCAGGACGAGTCCACGGCCGCCGTCCTGCGGGGCTTCGCCGAGGCCGCCGCGGCCTTCATCGGCTCGCACGTGACCGAGCCCGCCTCGGCGTAACCACACACCTGTCCCCGTCCCCCACCCCCGGACGGCGAGGGCATCGAGGCGCGCCGTCACTGTCGCGCCATCGACGGAGGGCCCGTCGGACCTGGAGAACCCAGGTGCGGAGGGCCCTTCGCCATGCCACGGGCTCCCAAGCGGAATTCTGGGCCGGTCCGGCGCCTTGATACAGGCATGACTCTGTGGTGGGCACGACGCGACCTTCGGCTGGCCGACAACCCCGCACTCCTCGAGGCCCAGGCAGACGGACCCGCCGCCGCGGTGTTCGCCTGGACCCCCGCGCTTCACTTCTGGTCGGGCCGGCGCCGCGCGCACCTCGCACGCGTCCTCTGGAGCCTCGATCAGGACACCGACGGAGCACTCGGAGTCCGGCGCGGCCCGGCCCCCGACGTCGTCCTGGCGGCCGCCCGCGAGACCGACTCCCGCATCGTCCATGCGGCACGCGAGTTCAGCCCCGCCGGGGTGCGCGAGCAGGAGGAGGTACGCGCGGCGCTCGAGGCTGACGGCCGCGAGCTGCACCTGATCGGCAGCCCGTACGCCGTCGCCCCCGGCCGCGTCACCAAGTCCGACGGGACCCCGTACAAGGTGTTCACGCCCTTCTCGCATGCGTGGCGCGACCACGGCTGGCACTCCCCCGCCCCTACGGCGGACGCGTCTTCGATGCGCGCGCTCACCTCCGACATGAGCCTCGACCAGCAGGCGGCGCACGGCGACGCCGAGGACCCGCTGTCGGAGACCCACGAGTTCCGCGAGTCGCAGATCCTTGAGGACCTGCGAGCCTTCATCGAGGGCGATCTGGCTCGCTACGCCGCCGAGCGCGACCGCCCCGACCTCGACTCCACGTCGCACCTGTCGGTGCCGCTCGCCTTCGGCCAGCTCCACCCGCGCACGATCCTCGCCGCCACGGGCGCCGTGAGGTCCGATGCGGCGCGCGTGTTCGAGTCCGAGGTCGCCTGGCGGGAGTTCCACGCGGACGTCCTCCACCATCATCCGTCGGCCCAGAGGGAGTCCCTCACCCCGGTGCTCCCGGACGATGCGTGGGTCACCGGACGTGATGCGAACGATGCCTTCCGCGCGTGGCGCCTGGGCGAGACGGGCTTCCCGCTCGTCGACGCCGGGATGCGCCAGCTCGCCGCGACGGGGACGATGCACAACCGGGTCCGCATGGTCGTCGCGAGCTTCCTGGTGAAGGACCTCCATGTGCCGTGGCAGCGGGGCGCCGACCACTTCAGGCGCGCTCTGCTCGACTACGACCACGCCCAGAACCAGCTCAACTGGCAGTGGGTCGCGGGCACCGGCAGGGACGCCTCCCCTTTCTTCCGGATCTTCAATCCCGAGACCCAGGCGGAGAAGTTCGACCCCGACCGGCGCTACCGGCGGAGGTGGATCCCCGAGCTCGACACGCCCGGGTATCCGATGCCGATGGTCGACCACAAGGCCGAGCGCGAGGTGTCGCTCGCGGCACTGAAGCAGCGCAAATCGGTCTAAAAAGGGCGCTCGAGCGCCTATTTAGCGCACATTCGGGCCACTTTTGTCTGTGGCGTGGGTCACATTTCGGGGCCGACGCGTTACTTTGGGGGTATGGCGTATGACGACGTGGATGCCTGGCTGGCTCACTACGACAACCCCATGCGGGATGTCGTCCAGCGTGTGCGCCTGATTCTGCTGTCGTCTGACGACCGCATCGACGAGTGCATCAAGTGGAAGACGCCGACCTTCACCTACAAGGGGAATCTCGCCTCGTTCTTCCCGAACTCGCGCAACCACGCGACGCTGATGTTCCACCACGGGGCGCTCATCCCGGGCAAGTACCCGCACCTCGAGGGCTCCGGCAAGGCGGGCCGAGTCATGAAGATCGCCTCGATCGCCGAGGCTGAGGAGTACCGCGAGGAGATCGGCGAGATCGTCGCCTCGTGGATCCAGTGGCGCGACTCGATGGAGCACGCGGCCGCGTCCTAACGCGAAGCGGACCCCACCATCACGGCGTTGACGAGCTCGCCTCCCGAGCGCAGCGCCTCCACCTGTCGGCGCACCAGATCCGTGTAGCGATGGTTGGTGAGCACCTCGAAGCCCGCGATGTGCGGCGTGATGAGGCAGTTCGGCGCGGACCATAGCGGGTGCCCCTCGGGCAGCGGCTCGGGGTCCGTGACGTCGAGCGCCGCGTGCAGCCGGCCGGACTTGAGCTCCCCCAGCAGCGCGTCGGTGTCGACCACCTTGCCGCGGCCGACGTTCACGAGCAGCGCGCCGTCGGGCATCGCGGCAAGGAACTCGGCATTCACGAGCTTGTCAGTCGACTCGTCGTGCGGCGTCACGATCACCACGACGTCGAAGTCGGGAAGCAGCGCAGGCAGGTCGGCGACGGCGTGGACCGCGGTGCCGTCGGGCGCGGTGCGAGCGGAGCGCGCGACGCCCTCCACGTGCACCTCGCAGGCCCGGAAGCGCACCGCGATCGCCTCGGCGATCGAGCCATAGCCGACGATCAGCGCGCGCGAGTCCGCGAGCGAGGGCGTCCACGGGTCCTGCTCCCACACGCCGCGATGCTGCGCCTCGACGTACTGCGGCAGCCTGCGGCGGGACATGAGCGCGAGCGCGAGCGTCGCCTCGGCGACGCGAGTGTCGTGCACTCCCCTGGCGTTCGCGAGCACCACGCCGTCGGGCACGAGGTGCGCGACGTGCTCGAAGCCCGCGCTCGGGATCTGGATCGCCTTGAGGTTGGTGCACGCGCCCATACGGCCGTACACGTGGCGCCCGCCGTGCAGGTGAGGGACGCACACTAGGTCGATGCGATCGCGCTCGGCCTCGGGGGCGTCGCTCTCCTTGGGGCTCCACAGCACCAGGCGGACATCGTCTCCGAGGTCCCCCAGCGCGTCGGCCACCTCCTGGTCGGGCACGGCGACGGTGATCATCCCGCCAGTCTGGCACGTGCCTGGAAGGCGCCGGTGCGACGTTGGCACCTTCCGGCGCCCCGTCCGGCCCCTTGGCGCCGCCCCCGTCAGGCCGACTGTCGCAGAGCCGCGACGCGCTGCGCGAGCTGCGCGGGATCCCGCAGGTAGCCCAGCAGGAAGACCTCGGCGGCGCCGACCAGGTGCACGCGCGAGCCGAGCTCCGCGCGCACGACCCGCATCCCGCCCACCATGGGCGCGAACGAGTCGGCCGTGACCGCCTCCGCGAGCCGGTCGGGCGCGACGGTCCACAGCGACCCGAGCGCGCCGCCCAGGACGACGAGCGAGGGGTTGAACACCGACGCGAGGTCACCGATCGCGCCCGCGAGGATCCCGACCTGGCGGTCGATCTCGGCCTCGACCTCGGTACGCCCGCGAGCCGCTGCGAGCTCGTCGTCCAGGTCCCGCAGGTCCAGGTCGTCCTTGCCGAGCGCGGCGAGGAGCCGGCGCAGGTTCACCTCGGTCTCGAGGCAGCCGGTGCGACCGCAGTGGCAGCGCTCCCGACCCCCATCGACGCGAGTGTGGCCGTACTCGCCCGCGTAGCCGTCGCGCCCGCGCAGGGTCGCGCCGCCCAGGACGGCGCCGCCACCGATGCCCGAGTAGGAGCCGTTGAGGTAGACGAGGTCGGCGATGCCGCGGCCCGCGCCGAAGACGGCCTCGGCGACGGTCGCGACGCGCGCGTCGTTGCGGACCGCGACTGGCAGGCCCAGCGCGTCGCTCAGGAGCGCCCCGAACGGGATGTCGTGCCAGTCCATGTGGGGCGCGTCGACGACCACCCCGTCGGCCGCGCGCACGAGGCCGGGCACGGCGCAGCCCACGCCGATCACGACCACGGGCTCGGGCAGCGACGCGAGCGCCTCGGACGCGAGCTCGGCGACGAGGCTCACGATCTCCGCCGGCCGTGAGCGGCCCCCCGTGGTGCGTCGCAGGCGCGCGAGCAGCGAGCCGCCAAGCCCGACCACCCCCACTGTGACGGCGTCGAGGTCGGGGTAGACCGCGAGCGCGGCGATGTCCCGCGCGGGATACACATGAGCGCTCGGGCGCCCACGGCCGACGTGCTCGGACGGCGACACCTCGTGGACCAGGCCACCCTCGACGAGCTCCGCGACGACCTTGAGCACGGTCGAGCGATTCAGCCCGGTGAGCTTCGTCAGCTCGGCGCGCGTGACGCCAGGCCGGTGATGGACGGCGGTGAGGATCGTCGACAGGTTGTGCCTGCGCGTGTCCTCGGGCCCGGATCCGACGCCGGGCACCAGGACGGCGCCGGGCAGCGAGGCGGGCGTCGCGGGCACGACTCCGGCGGCAAGGGTGGGTGCGATCTCCGCGTCCGTCACCGCTGCCTCCTGTCGACTCTCACCTCGTCGTGCCATCGCCCCTCATCGCATCGTCCCTGGCTCCACCGATCCTAGGCGTGGCGTTTGACACGGCGACCCTACGGCTTTAAGTTTACAGCATCAACTATTGATCGACGAAGATCGGAGCACGACCATGGCGCCCACCCCCACGCGTGACGACAAGTTCACGTTCGGACTCTGGACCATCGGCTGGAACGCGGCGGACCCGTTCGGATCCGCGACGCGCGGCCCCCTCGACGCCGTGGAGGCGATCCACAAGCTCTCCGAGCTCGGCGCCTACGGCATGACCTTCCACG comes from the Demequina sp. NBRC 110054 genome and includes:
- a CDS encoding deoxyribodipyrimidine photo-lyase, giving the protein MTLWWARRDLRLADNPALLEAQADGPAAAVFAWTPALHFWSGRRRAHLARVLWSLDQDTDGALGVRRGPAPDVVLAAARETDSRIVHAAREFSPAGVREQEEVRAALEADGRELHLIGSPYAVAPGRVTKSDGTPYKVFTPFSHAWRDHGWHSPAPTADASSMRALTSDMSLDQQAAHGDAEDPLSETHEFRESQILEDLRAFIEGDLARYAAERDRPDLDSTSHLSVPLAFGQLHPRTILAATGAVRSDAARVFESEVAWREFHADVLHHHPSAQRESLTPVLPDDAWVTGRDANDAFRAWRLGETGFPLVDAGMRQLAATGTMHNRVRMVVASFLVKDLHVPWQRGADHFRRALLDYDHAQNQLNWQWVAGTGRDASPFFRIFNPETQAEKFDPDRRYRRRWIPELDTPGYPMPMVDHKAEREVSLAALKQRKSV
- a CDS encoding DUF1801 domain-containing protein yields the protein MAYDDVDAWLAHYDNPMRDVVQRVRLILLSSDDRIDECIKWKTPTFTYKGNLASFFPNSRNHATLMFHHGALIPGKYPHLEGSGKAGRVMKIASIAEAEEYREEIGEIVASWIQWRDSMEHAAAS
- a CDS encoding 2-hydroxyacid dehydrogenase, producing MITVAVPDQEVADALGDLGDDVRLVLWSPKESDAPEAERDRIDLVCVPHLHGGRHVYGRMGACTNLKAIQIPSAGFEHVAHLVPDGVVLANARGVHDTRVAEATLALALMSRRRLPQYVEAQHRGVWEQDPWTPSLADSRALIVGYGSIAEAIAVRFRACEVHVEGVARSARTAPDGTAVHAVADLPALLPDFDVVVIVTPHDESTDKLVNAEFLAAMPDGALLVNVGRGKVVDTDALLGELKSGRLHAALDVTDPEPLPEGHPLWSAPNCLITPHIAGFEVLTNHRYTDLVRRQVEALRSGGELVNAVMVGSASR
- a CDS encoding ROK family transcriptional regulator; its protein translation is MTDAEIAPTLAAGVVPATPASLPGAVLVPGVGSGPEDTRRHNLSTILTAVHHRPGVTRAELTKLTGLNRSTVLKVVAELVEGGLVHEVSPSEHVGRGRPSAHVYPARDIAALAVYPDLDAVTVGVVGLGGSLLARLRRTTGGRSRPAEIVSLVAELASEALASLPEPVVVIGVGCAVPGLVRAADGVVVDAPHMDWHDIPFGALLSDALGLPVAVRNDARVATVAEAVFGAGRGIADLVYLNGSYSGIGGGAVLGGATLRGRDGYAGEYGHTRVDGGRERCHCGRTGCLETEVNLRRLLAALGKDDLDLRDLDDELAAARGRTEVEAEIDRQVGILAGAIGDLASVFNPSLVVLGGALGSLWTVAPDRLAEAVTADSFAPMVGGMRVVRAELGSRVHLVGAAEVFLLGYLRDPAQLAQRVAALRQSA